The Candidatus Synechococcus calcipolaris G9 nucleotide sequence ATCTGGAGCCATCAGGTCAGGGGTACAAGAGGTATCTAAGAGCATAGTTGGGAATACTGAGTGAATTGTGTACTTATGTTAAGTATTGTATCGCATTAATAAAATCCATGCAAGCCAGCGCAATGTAGTAGCAGGGCAAACGCATACTAATTTTGACTATCCTGGCGATCGCTCTATGGTTTAATGAAGTTCAGTCAGAAGCATGGACTTTTCTTTTCATGAATTTATCCGATGCTCGCATACTCGTTATTGGTGGGGCAGGCTTTATTGGTTCCCATGTCGTGGCGGAACTGTTAAAAACAGATGTGAGGGAAGTCCTCATCTATGATAATTTTGCACGGGGAAAGTATAGTAATCTTTCTCCCTATTTAGATGATCCCCGCTGCAATATCTATGCCAATGGGGGGGATATTCGGGATTTAGACTTGCTCAATGACGCCATGGAGGGCATTGATGGGGTTTGTCATCTGGCGGCAATGTGGCTCCTACACTGTAAAGATTTTCCACGGACGGCGTTCCATGTCAATATTGAAGGCACATTTAATGTTCTGGAAGCCTGTGTCAAACATCAGGTTAAACGCCTAGTCTATTCGTCCTCAGCTTCAGTCTATGGCGACGCGGTGGATGTTCCCATGACTGAAACCCATCCCTTTAATAATCGCAATTTCTATGGAGCCACAAAGATTGCTGGTGAGGCAATGGCTCGCGCCTTTTACGATCGTTATGGCCTTAGCTATGTGGGCTTACGCTACATGAATGTCTATGGCCCCCACCAGGATCAGACGGCAGCCTATACAGGGGTGATTCCCATTATGCTGAATAAGATTGATGCCAATGAGGCTCCCATAATTAATGGAGATGGCAGCCAAGCCTACGATTTCATTGATGTGGAAGATGCAGCCCGCTGCAATGTGTTGGCCCTAGAGGCAGAGGTGAGTGATGAATTTTATAATGTGGGCACAGGGGTTCAGACCAGTATTCGGGAGCTATGTAATTTAATTCTCAAATTAAAGGAATCTCCCCTAGAAGTTACCTATAAGCCCTACAGTGCTGATGATGCACGGCGATTGGTGCAAAATCGGATTGGCTGCCCTAAAAAAGCGGCCCAAGAGTTAGGCTTTACCTATCGCTATTCCTTGGCTGAAGGCCTGCAAAAGTTGATTGACTGGCGTGATGCCCACCACGAGTAAGAGTTATGGAACATCCTCCTATTCCGATTGCCTTACCTAGTACGGGGGAAGAGGAATGGCGATCGCTGCGAGATCCCTTAATGAAGGGTTGGCTCACCCAGGGGCCACAGGTTGCGGCCTTTGAACAGGCTTTTGCTCAGCGGCATCAGACCAAACATGGGATTGCCACGACCAGTTGTACCACCGCTCTCCATCTGATTTTAGTCGCCCTAGGGATTGGCCCTGGCGATGAGGTAATTGTGCCTGCCTTTACCTGGGTCTCTACAGCTAATGTAGTGCGTTACTGTGGGGCTACGCCAGTACTTGTAGATGTAGATCGGCAAACCTTTAACTTAGATATTTCCCAGGTGCAGAACAAACTAACAGTACGAACTAAAGCAATTATGCCGGTGCATTTATTTGGTCGCTGTGTGGATATGGATTCCCTAGAAGCGGTGACACCAGGGATTCCCATAATTGAGGATGCGGCCTGTGGGGCGGGCAGCCTATATCGGGGGAGATCGGCGGGATCCCTTGGTTTAGCTGGGGCATTTTCATTTCACCCTCGCAAGACCATCACCACTGGCGAAGGGGGCATGATCACCACCAACAATGATGAGTTGGCAGAAACCCTCCGTATTTTACGGAATCATGGAGCCAGTATCTCAGAAGAGCAGCGGCATCTAGGCCCAAGACCCTATATTTTGCCTGATTTTAATTTACTCGGCTTTAATTATCGCATGACAGATCTACAGGGAGCGGTCGGGTTGGTGCAATTAGGTAAATTAGATCGATTGATTGCAGAACGGGAGGAATGGGCAGGCTTTTACCAACGGGAATTAGCAGAACTGGACTGGTTGCGTACTCCAGAGATTCCAGCGGCAGATCGATCTGGCTGGCAGGCCTATGTTTGCTATGTGGATGAAGCAAAAGCACCCATGGCCCGTAATCAGATAATGGAGGCTTTACAATCTCAGGGCATTAGTACCCGTCCTGGAACCCATGCCGTGCATTTATTAGGTATTTATAAAGATGAATTTGGCTTCAAACCGGAGGATTATCCTGCGGCTAGGGATTGTGATGCCTATTCAATAGCCCTTCCCCTCCATAATCGGATGGAATCTGCGGACTATCACCATATTGTCAAAACATTAAAAAAACTATGATGCAACTCAATTCCAAAATATCTTCTCATCAAGTAGATATGATGTACGATGAGAGCATTTCGATAGAAACACAACAATATTGGTGACAATATATTTATTTACTTTTTGCAATAAGAAAAAGATAATTTCTCTCTCTACCTACTACCTAAATCTTTATTGTGATTTGTTCATTAAGCATGATTATTGGAAATAAACAGATATTAATTTCTGCTCTTGTCGGTTTTTTCTTAGGATATGGTTCCCTAGCCCTTGGTATTATGTTCGATCGCCACCAGTGGCAGCAGTTAGAGCACGCCTCTAAAGAAATTAATGAACGTTCTAGTCATCTGGCTCTCAATGATCGGGAAATACAGGTGATTCCTGCCTACGAGGCTAATGCAGAAATTCTTCAATATGCTTTTACGGATGAAATCATTGATACAGAGATGCTTTATGCATCAATCATGACCTTTGATGATATTCAATCTTTTAATTCTAGTATTTTTATAAATGTGGATAATTTTGAAAGTGCCTATAAAAACCTAACTATTCTCAATATTAATCACCGCATGTTAGATCAGGGGAAAACCCCACTTTTAGAGATTAAGTTCTCATTAGAAAATCAAACTTATTATGCCTATGCCTATGGTGAAATATCTAAACATTGTGGCGATCGCCCTGTGGCCTCACTTATTATCCCAGGGAGTGGCTTAAATCAGTCCAGTGCTATTTACCACCAAGATCAAGAGAATTATCATTATGGCATTATCGAATCTCTTGACAGTATTGATGGAGATACGTTTGTTTTCATCAAGCCTAATGAAGATGGTTTAGCTTGGCATAATGGCGAATATAAACTGAATAATGATTTCATTATTAATTATCATTTAAATCGCGGTAGTTCCTATTCCGCTAGCTATATTGTTCAAAGTTTAGCAATAATGAAATACTTGAATGAATGTTATGAAACAACGATTGTTGCAGGCTTATCTCAGGGAGGAGGAGCAACGCTTCTGAATGCACTACAATCAAGACCAGATATTGCCATTGTCGCTTCTGGTCATAGTGTTTTAATGAACCAGTTTGAGTGGTCGGGCCATAATCAAATTATTATTCCTACAGGTGTTTATGGACGAGTGACCGATCCCGATCTCATTACTCAAAAATTAAGGGTATTACCAACTCAGTTTCTTTTCACCTACGGTAAAGATGAGATAGGTTTATTTAAGATTGAAGCAGAGGAAGAAGTCACGTGCCAGCTACTATACACCCTGGAGAATGTAACGTGCTTGATCCATGGAGATGGCCATATCTTTCCCCAAATAGAGATTAAAGAGTTTCTAAGTCAATTTTTTTAGGATGGACAAGGGAACAAAATGTGTGGGATCACGGGACTTCTGAATTTCAACCATGAACAGATTTACGCAGACGTATTGAAAAAAATGACCGATGCGATCGCCCGCCGTGGCCCAGGACTATACTTAAGAGGAGCGTAATGTACCCAAGGGGGTAATAATGCAAGCTCCTGCGCCTATCCTCTCACTATATGAGGTTGACTTTCATGCCTGGACAGAGCAACAAGCTGAGGCCCTAAGGTCTGGGCAGCTAAACCAACTGGATATTGAGAACCTGGCGGAGGAGATTGAATCCTTGGGAAAGCAGCAGCGGCAGGAACTTGAAAATCGTTTGGGGGTTTTATTAGGGCATCTCTTGAAATGGTACTATCAACCTGAACGACAATCCGTTAGTTGGTTTTGTACTATTTGCCATCAACGAGAAGAAATTGCATTGCTGATTAAAAGAAATCCTAGTCTCAAACCTTACCTAGAGGAAGCAATCGGCATTGGCTATCGTAAGGGTTTATATCTTTTTGCTAGTGAAACGGGTCTAAATCCGCAAACAGTCTTCCAAGCCTGTCCCTTCTCCATTCAGCAAATTTTTGAGGAGCCGATAGATTTTCCTGAACTCTCACCCACGAAAAATTATGACAAGTAAGAATATAAAAATCTAGAATACTGAACAAGTGGAGAACCATTCATAAATGTGTGGGATCACGGGCCTTTTAAATTTCAACCATGAACAGGTTTCCGCAGACGTATTGAAAAAAATGACCGATGCGATCGCCCACCGTGGCCCCGATAGTGAAGGTGTTTTTATCGATGGGTGTGTTGGTTTAGGCCATCGGCGTTTGGCTATTTTGGATCTTTCGGCGGCCGGCCAGCAGCCCATGGTGAGTGCCGATTATCGGTTTATTTTGAGCTATAACGGTGAGGTTTATAATTACCAAGAGTTGCGATCGCAGTTAGAAGAACGAGGCTACTGGTTTCGATCTCAAACAGATACAGAGGTAGTGTTATATGCCCTTGTGGAATGGGGAGTCACAGCCTTTGATTTCTTTAATGGCATGTTTGCCCTAGCTCTCTGGGATCGAAAGGAAAAAACGTTACTATTGGGGCGCGATCGCTATGGCATCAAACCCCTGTATTACACAACCCTGGGAACAACATTTCTCTTTGGCTCCGAACAAAAAGCAATTCTTGCCCACCCCACCGCTAAGCCTGAACTGGATAAAGAGGCACTCCTAGAATATTTTACATTTCAAAATATTTTTACTAATCGCACCCTGATCAAGGGGATCAAGTTATTACCAGCGGGCCATTATGGTCGTTTACACTTGGCTGAATCACCGGAATTGAAGCTCAGTCGCTATTGGGATTATCGTTTTCGGGAACCCGATGGCCATGTGGATCTGCGGGAGTACCGCGAAGAGTTGGATCGACTCCTTCAGCAAGCGGTGAATCGGCAGCTAGTGGCAGATGTGGAAATGGGAGCCTACTTGTCTGGGGGCATGGACTCAGGAACATTGACGGCCCTAGCTGCGCGGCAATTACCCTATATTAAAACCTTTACCTGTGGTTTTGATTTAAGTTCCGCGTCTGGAATTGAACTGGCCTTTGATGAGCGGGTAAAAGCGGAAGCTATGTCAGCCCGATTCAAAACTGAGCACTACGAAATGGTACTCAAGGCCGGGGACATGGAGCGGTGTCTACCCAAACTTGCCCGACATTTAGAGGAGCCACGGGTGGGACAGAGCTATCCCAATTATTACGTGGCCCAGTTAGCCAGTAAATTTGTTAAGGTAGTCTTATCCGGTAGTGGGGGTGATGAACTCTTTGGCGGCTACCCCTGGCGGTATTATCGGGCGGCTAAAAACCAAGATTTCGAGCATTATATTGATCAGTATTATCTCTATTGGCATCGCCTAGTGAGTAATTCTGATTTAAGACGCATATTTGCCCCAGTGTGGTCAGAGGTCAAAGATGTGTGGACGCGGGATATTTTCCGAGATGTGTTTGCCACCCATGATAATGCCCTGGATTGTCCCGAAGATTATATTAATCACTCCCTGTATTTTGAAGCTAAAACCTTTTTACATGGTTTGTTTGTCGTAGAAGATAAACTAAGTATGGCCCATGGTTTAGAGAGTCGAGTTCCTTTCATGGACAATGATTTGGTAGAGTTTGCCATGGGATGTCCTGTTGAGTTTAAACTCAATAATTTAGTTGAGGTCATCCGGATTAATGAGAATGAACCAGGGAATAAACCACAAAAATATTTTCAGAAAACCAATGATGGTAAACAAATTTTACGAGATGTGATGGAGCGATATATTCCCACTGAGATTACCCAGGCTGTGAAACAGGGGTTCTCATCCCCAGATGCAAGTTGGTTTAAGGGAGAAAGCATTGAATTTGTAAAACGCTGTTTGCTGGATTCCAACGCCCATATTTATCAGATTCTAGATCGTCAAGCGGTGAGTTTACTGATTGAAGAGCATTTAGAGGGAAAACAAAATCGGCGATTGTTAATTTGGTCGTTATTAAATATTGAGCAATGGTTACAGGAGTTTCTAGGAGGAGTTCTCTAAGTAGAGTTAGATATGAGTGATACGCCAATGCCATTATCCCTTTATCAAAAAGATTTTTATGCTTGGACTCAGGAGCAATCCCATGCGCTAGCAGGGCAAAATTCTGAAAATTTAGACTGGAAAAATTTAGCCGAAGAAATTGCAGATTTGGGAAATCGACATTATGATCAGTTAAGCTATCGTTTAAGCATTTTAATTGGTCACTTACTTAAATGGAAATATCAGCCTAATATTCAAAGTAATTCCTGGAAAGCAACTATCCGTGAGCAACGCCGTAAAATCATACGATTACTCCAGCGTAATCCAGGATTAAAGAACCGTTTGGAAGAAGCATTTGCAGAAGCCTGGTTGGATGGTCGGGATTTGGCTATTCGTGAAACTGGATTAGATGATGGAGCGTTTCCTGAAGACTGTCCGTTTTGTTTATCACAAATTCAAGATGACCATTACTGGCCCTAGGAAAATAAATGAATATTGTATTTATTGGAGCAAGTCAGTTTGGCCTTCGTTGCCTTAATAAGATTGTTGAATTAAATTGTTGCAATATTACTGGTGTTGTCACAGCACCTGAGACTTTTTCCATTTCCTATCGCCCTGAAGGTGTTACAAATGTTTTATACGCAAATTTTTACAACTACTGCCAAATTCATAAGACCAATTATATTCAAATTAAGAATGGAATGAACGACTCCACACTCTTTGAAGTTGTTCAATGCTGGAAGCCTCAGATGTTTATCGTTTCAGGCTGGTATCATAAAATTCCTAAGGTATGGCGTAAATTAGCACCTGCCTATGGACTTCATGGATCATTATTGCCTGACTACAGTGGTGGTGCTCCATTGGTATGGGCAATAATTAATGGAGAGAAAAAAACAGGCATTACATTTTTCCAACTAGAAGATGGTATTGATAATGGGCCTATTGTGGGGCAAAAAAGTGTAGAAATTGATGCCGAAGATACAATTAAAACTTTATATCAGCGTGTTGAAATTTTAGGTCTTCAGCTTATTGAAGAGTATATTCCAGAACTCATTCAAGGATCAGCAACTCTCATGCAGCAGGATGAAACAAAACGTAGAATTTTTCCACAACGCTCTCCAGAGGATGGACTTATTAACTGGGAGTGGACGGCAACTCAAATTTATAATTTCATTCGTGCTCAAACCCATCCTTATCCTGGAGCATTTACCATGTTTAATGGAAACAAATTAATTATTTGGAAGAGTCGCTTAGTAAATGATATTTATGAATCAGATGACTTAAAAACCGGTGAGGTTTTACAAGTAAATGGATCATTTTTTGTACAAACAGGAAGAGGAATTATTGAGCTGCTAGAAATTAATTATAATGGGAATGATATTTCTAAGAATGAAATTGACATAAATATTCCTAAAGAAACTATATTCTATAGTTAAAATAATGCTGTAATAATAAAAAACAAATGAAATTCAGTCAAATGAGTAAAATAAAACTAGAAATAGAAGTAACTTGGCAAAATCGTATTTTTCAACACTTCTTTATTAATACATCTCAGATAATTAGAAACTGAATACAATGAAGATAGGTTTTTATGGTGGTTTAGCCAACAACACATATGTGGCAGCAAAGTCATTTCATCGACAAGGTATAGATGTTGTATATATCAGAGATATTGTAGATACTTTTCCTTTTAGTCAGCCTGTTTGGGAAGATGTATCATTCACTCTGTCTTATGAAGATATATCTAATTGCCATTTTACACGACAAAAATGGACTGAAATAGAAGAAAAACTTGGCTGGCAATTACCAGAATATATGCTTGACCCAAGTAAAATAGATGGAAAACTAACAGAGTATTATCAAAATAACCTTATTCTAAATTTCTGGTATTTACGAAAATCTGAATATAGAAAAAAAATAATTTTAGCGATGCAGTCAGTTGACTGTTTAATTGTTTGTGGTATTGAAGCAACAATATTGGCATGGGCATCAGGTAGACCATATATAATATGGCCACATGGGGGAGATATTCGCTTCGCTTCTGATTTTGATCAAAAATGGACATCAACGTTAAATAATATTAAGAAAGAATTACAAAGATATGTTCTAAAAGAAGCATATAAAAAATGCTTGTGGATTGGTTCTCACGATCCAACAGGAATCGGTGGTCATGTTACTCCTATCAACTACTCCATTGAATATTTTCCTCTACCATTGAAAGGAAAGAAAAGATTACCTAAAAAAGAACGCTCAAATAAATTAAAACAGTGTCTAGAAAAACTGCAAATTAACGTGTCAGAAAACAGCTATTGTGTATTTATACCATCCCGTATAGACTACTATTGGAAGGGAACAGATCGTTTACTTGCTGCTATAGAACATATCCAGCCAAATAATATACATTTTCTTTTTAGTGGTTGGGGTAAAGATTATTACAAGGCTAAAAATAGAATGAAAGAATATAGTTGCTGCACATTTATGCCCTGTGCTATTTCCAAGCCCATTCTTTACGAATTATTTTCCTCCGTCGATTTGGTAATAGATCAATTTTGCTTGGGAACCTATGGAACATCTGCATTAGAGGCTATCAGCGTAGGAACACCAGTTATGATGTTTATTAAAAATGAAGCATTTGCTCACAAAGAATGGTTGCCACCACCTGTTTTAAATGTTAAATCCGCAGATGAAATTACTAAGTTCTTAATCAAGATTGATACGGGATGTCTTGATTTTGATTTCTATAGCTCTGAGATTACTCGGTGGTTTAATAAAACGCATAATGAAACTATTGCCGTTTCTAAAGTTTTTTCTAAGATTGAAGATTCCTTAGCTGCTCTATGAAAAGCTACCTTCATAAAATTGAACCTCTCTCTCCACTAATTAGATGCTGGCCCTATCCTTATCTTGCAGGACTATCATTATCTAATGATGCAGAATTTATGAGTTTTGATTTTTTTGATACATTAATGAAATTCTTGAATACTAAAACTTTAACTCCGTTAGGAAAAGGTTTAGGACTAGATATTTCTTCTAGTTTTTTCTTTTATTCTGCTCATCCGTATAATTTTTCTTACTTTGATGGACATAATATAAATGCTCCCTGTAAAGATTACTATTCTAGAATAAATGAATATTTACAATCAGGATGGTTGGATACTATTCACGCCTATGGTGACTTTGATACTGTTGGTGGTTTTTCTAGAGCACATGCTATTCGATGCTTTGACATACTTGCCAATATTGGGGTTTCTATACCCATTTTCACTAACCATGGTGGAGTTGAAAATATTCAAAATATTGGCCGAGATGCACTGTATCATCAAGGAGATATTAAGCACAGTCAAGCATATCATGCAGATTTGTTAGCTCAACATGGCATACGTTATGTTTGGACAGATTCAATGTTGACACAGCAAATAGAGAAACAGAGAATAAATTTACGTTTACGGTTGTCTTTGATAAAAAAAAGCATTTTGAAAAAAAAGATGCAAAAAAATACAGCTTACTTTATTGAGTCCAATGATATTTCCTGTCCTATTAAATTACAAGATGAATCTATTTTTATAGGCTTTCAGCGTTTTCGTTCAACTGGTAAAAACGCTCCCAATCTTTCCTCATTAGCTTATCAACTACATCAAATTCCCTGGTCGGATTTTTATAAATACCATATGGGAATTATATTTTATCAACACTTTGGTGTAATCTATCGCAATGCTGGCAAATGTTTTCCTGCAACAATTGATGCTATCAAGGAACATCCAGAAACCTATTTAACCCCATTTTATTTTTTGAAAAATGAGAAAATATCAGGTAAACTCTGGATAGCCTCACTAGAAAGCTTTCTTAATTACGTAAGCATGATCAGAACAACTACAGTAACTCAAGAAGTTGATGGAGTTTACTGCCTGCATAATGAAAATTTAAAAAATTGCTTTAATGTAATGGAAGCTCAAAAATATTACATGGGGCTAACAATTTATATCGATCCATCAAAGTCTATACAAATTAAATCGGAAAATAAAAAATTAAAAATTGATTATAATGGCCCTGATGAAATGGGACGTTATTCTTGTACAGTTTCCTTTTTAAGGAAAAATAATATATGGTTATAAATAGTCAACATTCTGGTTTTAAATTAATTAAAAGACTATTGATTCTTTCGATTCCTATAATATTTTTTTTTCTTGGGTTATTTATAGGTCATTATAGATTTGCTTCATTTATAGAACTCATAAACCTTCATAGATTGAAAGTAAATACTCCTACAACTAATCAAGTGAAGTATCCACATCGTCCAAACCTTAATGTTATTAATGACTCGGATATATTGCTTTATAGTGATTTACTCTCAAAAAATCAAGAATACAAATTTAAGTACAAGGAAATCTTATTAAATGATTTTGCTTACGATATAGGACTTGATTTCCCAAATTCCTGTTCTTCCATGCAATATAAGTGCTTGATAAATAACGAAAATATTTTAGCGGCTTATATTGATAAATTGCACATGTCTCCCACTGAAGAAGCTGTACTGCTTATTCATGGAAATTCTCTTGTTCCAGATGATTTTTTTAATGACCATGATAAATTTTATTCAAACCATATAGGATTGTTTCTGTTTCAAAAACAATTTGATGTTGTTGCTCCTTATGTAACTCATAATTCACGTTTTCAAAATGCTAGAAGACGATTAGCTTCACGTTTTCAGCAATCATGGATATATCTTGATATACAGAGGCTTAAAATTATTTTGAAGGATTTAGCTACCAAGTATAAAACTATTCATATAATTGGAACATCATACGGTGCATATCTTGCTGGAAATTTAATACTTGATCTTCAAGAGTCTAAATCACTTTTAATAGACCAATTAGGATTAGTTTTATGTATTGAAGGATGGGTTGATGAAAGAAGTTATTATACAGATGAAAACAACTTGTTTGCATGGAACTGGGAAATGGTTTTTCCTGGAATTTCTCGAGAAATGATGATTTCTGCCTTTGATTTTCCTTACTTTATGGTTGCGTATGGAACAAATCAAAAACAATTCTATAATAATGTATACAATGAAGTAGAAAGTTATTTTCCAAATAGAATCATTCAATATGAAGGTGGTCACGAATTTAATGCAGCTGCAATTAATATTGCATTCTCAAAATACAGAACTCACTTAGAAAATAAAAATAAATAGTAAAAAAATGAGTTATCTTCAAAAAATTATAAACCTACATGAAGCTATTACATTGGCTGGATGGAATATTCCTGCAGAAATCTTGAACTGTCTTTCACCTTATGAACAGGAGTTCATGGGAATTGAACTGACTGGTAATCGAAGCCTAACTTATTATGAACAACGTTTAAAAAACTTAGGATTTACTCAACTAGATACAGTTATCGATGCAGGATGTGGAATCGGACAGTGGTCAATAGCTTTGTCCAAAATGAATTGGCAGGTTAAAAGTATTGATATAAATACAGGTAGACTTCTGGTAGGCCAATACTTGGCTCAAGCTATGAAAGTTGACAATATCGAATTTCAATATTCATCATTAGAAAATATGCCTTTTCCTGAGCAATCTGTAGATGGTATTTTTTGCTATGGGGTATTTATGTTTACTCAGATGCCTATTGTCATGAAAAAGTTTTCTCAAGTATTAAAACCTGGAGGTAGGCTTTACCTTAATGCTAATTCTTTGGGCTGGTATTTTCATTTATTATTGGATCGTGG carries:
- a CDS encoding DUF29 domain-containing protein; protein product: MQAPAPILSLYEVDFHAWTEQQAEALRSGQLNQLDIENLAEEIESLGKQQRQELENRLGVLLGHLLKWYYQPERQSVSWFCTICHQREEIALLIKRNPSLKPYLEEAIGIGYRKGLYLFASETGLNPQTVFQACPFSIQQIFEEPIDFPELSPTKNYDK
- a CDS encoding DUF29 domain-containing protein yields the protein MSDTPMPLSLYQKDFYAWTQEQSHALAGQNSENLDWKNLAEEIADLGNRHYDQLSYRLSILIGHLLKWKYQPNIQSNSWKATIREQRRKIIRLLQRNPGLKNRLEEAFAEAWLDGRDLAIRETGLDDGAFPEDCPFCLSQIQDDHYWP
- a CDS encoding DegT/DnrJ/EryC1/StrS family aminotransferase, with protein sequence MEHPPIPIALPSTGEEEWRSLRDPLMKGWLTQGPQVAAFEQAFAQRHQTKHGIATTSCTTALHLILVALGIGPGDEVIVPAFTWVSTANVVRYCGATPVLVDVDRQTFNLDISQVQNKLTVRTKAIMPVHLFGRCVDMDSLEAVTPGIPIIEDAACGAGSLYRGRSAGSLGLAGAFSFHPRKTITTGEGGMITTNNDELAETLRILRNHGASISEEQRHLGPRPYILPDFNLLGFNYRMTDLQGAVGLVQLGKLDRLIAEREEWAGFYQRELAELDWLRTPEIPAADRSGWQAYVCYVDEAKAPMARNQIMEALQSQGISTRPGTHAVHLLGIYKDEFGFKPEDYPAARDCDAYSIALPLHNRMESADYHHIVKTLKKL
- the asnB gene encoding asparagine synthase (glutamine-hydrolyzing) is translated as MCGITGLLNFNHEQVSADVLKKMTDAIAHRGPDSEGVFIDGCVGLGHRRLAILDLSAAGQQPMVSADYRFILSYNGEVYNYQELRSQLEERGYWFRSQTDTEVVLYALVEWGVTAFDFFNGMFALALWDRKEKTLLLGRDRYGIKPLYYTTLGTTFLFGSEQKAILAHPTAKPELDKEALLEYFTFQNIFTNRTLIKGIKLLPAGHYGRLHLAESPELKLSRYWDYRFREPDGHVDLREYREELDRLLQQAVNRQLVADVEMGAYLSGGMDSGTLTALAARQLPYIKTFTCGFDLSSASGIELAFDERVKAEAMSARFKTEHYEMVLKAGDMERCLPKLARHLEEPRVGQSYPNYYVAQLASKFVKVVLSGSGGDELFGGYPWRYYRAAKNQDFEHYIDQYYLYWHRLVSNSDLRRIFAPVWSEVKDVWTRDIFRDVFATHDNALDCPEDYINHSLYFEAKTFLHGLFVVEDKLSMAHGLESRVPFMDNDLVEFAMGCPVEFKLNNLVEVIRINENEPGNKPQKYFQKTNDGKQILRDVMERYIPTEITQAVKQGFSSPDASWFKGESIEFVKRCLLDSNAHIYQILDRQAVSLLIEEHLEGKQNRRLLIWSLLNIEQWLQEFLGGVL
- a CDS encoding NAD-dependent epimerase/dehydratase family protein; its protein translation is MNLSDARILVIGGAGFIGSHVVAELLKTDVREVLIYDNFARGKYSNLSPYLDDPRCNIYANGGDIRDLDLLNDAMEGIDGVCHLAAMWLLHCKDFPRTAFHVNIEGTFNVLEACVKHQVKRLVYSSSASVYGDAVDVPMTETHPFNNRNFYGATKIAGEAMARAFYDRYGLSYVGLRYMNVYGPHQDQTAAYTGVIPIMLNKIDANEAPIINGDGSQAYDFIDVEDAARCNVLALEAEVSDEFYNVGTGVQTSIRELCNLILKLKESPLEVTYKPYSADDARRLVQNRIGCPKKAAQELGFTYRYSLAEGLQKLIDWRDAHHE
- a CDS encoding class I SAM-dependent methyltransferase, whose protein sequence is MSYLQKIINLHEAITLAGWNIPAEILNCLSPYEQEFMGIELTGNRSLTYYEQRLKNLGFTQLDTVIDAGCGIGQWSIALSKMNWQVKSIDINTGRLLVGQYLAQAMKVDNIEFQYSSLENMPFPEQSVDGIFCYGVFMFTQMPIVMKKFSQVLKPGGRLYLNANSLGWYFHLLLDRGFKQRNYGLVKTTLRMIFRTITGKKQNIVVGQKWLRFLLEQHDFSLTEIGPEGSIMIHNEGSLKVIPAYSDSFYGYPAIIEVLAIKKPRIS
- a CDS encoding glycosyltransferase, with product MKIGFYGGLANNTYVAAKSFHRQGIDVVYIRDIVDTFPFSQPVWEDVSFTLSYEDISNCHFTRQKWTEIEEKLGWQLPEYMLDPSKIDGKLTEYYQNNLILNFWYLRKSEYRKKIILAMQSVDCLIVCGIEATILAWASGRPYIIWPHGGDIRFASDFDQKWTSTLNNIKKELQRYVLKEAYKKCLWIGSHDPTGIGGHVTPINYSIEYFPLPLKGKKRLPKKERSNKLKQCLEKLQINVSENSYCVFIPSRIDYYWKGTDRLLAAIEHIQPNNIHFLFSGWGKDYYKAKNRMKEYSCCTFMPCAISKPILYELFSSVDLVIDQFCLGTYGTSALEAISVGTPVMMFIKNEAFAHKEWLPPPVLNVKSADEITKFLIKIDTGCLDFDFYSSEITRWFNKTHNETIAVSKVFSKIEDSLAAL
- a CDS encoding methionyl-tRNA formyltransferase — encoded protein: MNIVFIGASQFGLRCLNKIVELNCCNITGVVTAPETFSISYRPEGVTNVLYANFYNYCQIHKTNYIQIKNGMNDSTLFEVVQCWKPQMFIVSGWYHKIPKVWRKLAPAYGLHGSLLPDYSGGAPLVWAIINGEKKTGITFFQLEDGIDNGPIVGQKSVEIDAEDTIKTLYQRVEILGLQLIEEYIPELIQGSATLMQQDETKRRIFPQRSPEDGLINWEWTATQIYNFIRAQTHPYPGAFTMFNGNKLIIWKSRLVNDIYESDDLKTGEVLQVNGSFFVQTGRGIIELLEINYNGNDISKNEIDINIPKETIFYS